Within Thermococcus celer Vu 13 = JCM 8558, the genomic segment CGGGCCTTGGCTATGTAGTATGCCTTACCGGCCTTGACGATCGGCTTCTCGAGCCTGCCGCCCCCGGCAACCACGCCTATGGTGGCGCGGCACATCGGGTTGAAGCTCTTGAGCTCACCGCTCGGGAGCTGGACTATGACCTTGTCCTTCTCCCTGCTGACGACGAGGGCGTAGGCACCGCCAGCCCTTACGTACTTGCCCCCATCCCCGGGCACTCCCTCGATGTCGTAGACGTAGCTTCCCTCAGGGATCATGGCCAGCGGGAGGGTGTTGCCTATCTTCACCGGTGCGCTCGGACCGATGGCTATCTCCTCCCCAACGAGGATTCCCTCGGGGGCTATTATGAGCTTCTCCATTCCGTTCTCGAACTTGACGCGGGCAACTGGAGCGGTCCTTCCCGGGTCGTGGAGTATCTCGACGACCTTGCCGACGAGGGTCTTCTCCCTGGTGAGGTTGAGCGGAAGGTACCTAACCGCCCCCCTGTACCTGTGCGAGGGGGCCCTAAAGGTCGTGGTTCCTTTACCTCTCCTCTGCTGAATCAGACTCTTTCCCATCTCACTCACCCCTTCAGAACAATCCTATCCTTGCGGCGACCTCACTTGCGCTGTACTCGGGTTTGAGCTTCACGTAGGCCTTCTTCTCTCCCCTCATCGTCACGAGGGTGTTGACCTTCTCGACCTTGACGTTGAACATCGCTTCAACGGCCCTCTTGATGTCCGCCTTTGTGGCCCTCCTGTCCACTATGAAGGTGAGCTTGTTCTCGCTCTCTATCATCGCCACGGCCTTCTCCGTGACGACCGGCTTCACGATGACCTTGTACGGATCCATCTCCATCACCCATAGATCTCCCTAAGTCTCTCTATTGCCCCCTTCGTCCAGACGGTGAGCCTTCCCGGGTGCGTTCCGGGGGCGAGCAACTCCGCGCTGAGGTTCTCGACGGTGACGACGTCAACGCCCGGGTGGTTCCTGGCGCCCTGGACGATTCCCTCGTTCCTGGCGACTACGACGAGCGGCCCCCTGGCCTTCTTGTACCTCCTTCCGCGCATCTTGCCCTTCCCGGCGCGGATCTTGGTGTTTCTCTTCGCCCTCTCGATGTCGTCCCAGACGCCGAGCTTCTTGAATATCTCCCTGGTCTGGGCGGTCTTGAAGACCTTCTCGAGGTCGTCGGTAACCACCAGCGGAACCTGGGGAACGTTCTCAACGACGTGTCCCCTGGCCCTTACGAGGTCGTAGTTGGCAGTCGCAGCTATGGCGCTCATTATGGCCAGCCTGCGCTCCTTCTTGTTGATGTCCTCCCAGATTATCTTCTCGACCTTCGGCGGGTGCGTTCTCCTCCCACCGCGGGCGAAGGGAACGAAGGCCGCGAACCTCGGTGAGGTCTTTATCCTCTCGACCCTCGCCATACCGTGGCCCTTACCGATGTTCTCGGTGACGCGTCTCTTGCCCGCGTAGGGGCTCCTGCCCTGTGGCTGAATCCTGTGCGTCCACGAGGCTATAACCGCGCGCCTGATGAGGTCCGGCCTGAAGGGGGTGGCAAAGACCTTCGGAAGCTCTATCTCCTCCACGGGCTCGCCCTCAAGACTGAAAACCTTAACCTTCATCTATCTCACCTCACTGCTTGGACTCCCTACTGACGTAGGTTATCTGCGGTCTCTCAACCGGTGGCCTCTTCTTCGGCGGCCTGATGGCCGGCCTGACCCTGACGATCCTCTTGAAGGGACCCTGTACGGTTCCGGC encodes:
- a CDS encoding 50S ribosomal protein L2, which codes for MGKSLIQQRRGKGTTTFRAPSHRYRGAVRYLPLNLTREKTLVGKVVEILHDPGRTAPVARVKFENGMEKLIIAPEGILVGEEIAIGPSAPVKIGNTLPLAMIPEGSYVYDIEGVPGDGGKYVRAGGAYALVVSREKDKVIVQLPSGELKSFNPMCRATIGVVAGGGRLEKPIVKAGKAYYIAKARNRFWPKPRGVKMNAVNHPHGGKEHHIGRPSTVSRRAPPGRKVGHIAARRTGRRK
- a CDS encoding 50S ribosomal protein L23, which codes for MDPYKVIVKPVVTEKAVAMIESENKLTFIVDRRATKADIKRAVEAMFNVKVEKVNTLVTMRGEKKAYVKLKPEYSASEVAARIGLF
- the rpl4p gene encoding 50S ribosomal protein L4 produces the protein MKVKVFSLEGEPVEEIELPKVFATPFRPDLIRRAVIASWTHRIQPQGRSPYAGKRRVTENIGKGHGMARVERIKTSPRFAAFVPFARGGRRTHPPKVEKIIWEDINKKERRLAIMSAIAATANYDLVRARGHVVENVPQVPLVVTDDLEKVFKTAQTREIFKKLGVWDDIERAKRNTKIRAGKGKMRGRRYKKARGPLVVVARNEGIVQGARNHPGVDVVTVENLSAELLAPGTHPGRLTVWTKGAIERLREIYG